The following coding sequences are from one Lysinibacillus sp. FSL W8-0992 window:
- a CDS encoding Eco57I restriction-modification methylase domain-containing protein — MNIYQSYYTESKFITEYMVNKLNINERDLVLEPSAGNGIFIDTILRVSQPSIDAYDIDPDAINVLNRKYEFSSNINIIHSDTLLDEELDNKALIEGYYTKIIGNPPYGAWQDYEKRDNLKNIFKGFYVKETYALFLLRCVKLLAEKGRLTFIIPDTFMNLHRFESLREYLLLNTKILDITIFPSNFFPGVNYGYSKMCIINLEKVSDYIEALDNNIKVIDGLKSPIDFETITKGEFDDFNLVNLNQREVYTSKNKAFLIKGGTGIRNLINNSSCTLGDIAKCVTGIYTGDNSRFFKVANEKVRNQSKCPIINISEINNEFLGYSDLLSGIDSEKVYVPIVKGAADNYVRSIDWYIDWSKEAIEFYTTNKKARFQNSDFYFKKGIALPMVKSSKIKANLIENQVFDQSVVGVFPHEREYLYYLLGYFNSEVFTKIIHTINPTANNSANYVKKIPVIIIKEDIENIDNLVKEIILIKRKTGKVDKKLQDKLDVYFNKLYAEWFE, encoded by the coding sequence ATGAATATCTATCAATCTTACTATACGGAATCAAAGTTTATTACCGAGTATATGGTTAATAAATTAAACATAAATGAAAGAGACTTAGTTTTAGAGCCTTCTGCAGGAAATGGGATATTCATTGATACAATACTTCGAGTATCTCAACCGAGTATCGATGCATATGACATAGATCCAGACGCAATAAATGTTTTAAATAGAAAGTATGAATTTTCATCGAATATAAATATTATACATTCAGACACACTATTAGATGAAGAATTAGATAACAAAGCTCTGATAGAAGGATATTATACTAAAATAATTGGAAACCCTCCCTATGGTGCTTGGCAAGATTACGAAAAACGAGATAATCTTAAAAATATATTTAAAGGATTTTATGTAAAAGAGACGTATGCATTATTTTTATTAAGATGTGTTAAGTTACTAGCTGAAAAAGGAAGATTAACTTTTATTATTCCTGATACTTTTATGAATCTACACAGATTTGAAAGTCTAAGGGAATATTTATTACTTAACACAAAAATTTTAGACATTACTATTTTTCCATCTAATTTCTTTCCAGGTGTAAACTACGGGTATTCGAAAATGTGTATTATTAATCTAGAAAAGGTATCGGACTATATTGAAGCTTTGGACAATAATATTAAGGTTATCGATGGGTTAAAATCTCCTATAGATTTTGAAACGATAACTAAAGGGGAATTTGATGATTTTAACTTAGTAAATTTAAATCAAAGAGAAGTTTATACTTCTAAAAATAAAGCATTCTTAATAAAGGGCGGCACTGGTATAAGAAATTTAATTAATAATTCTAGTTGTACTTTAGGTGATATTGCTAAATGTGTAACCGGAATATATACAGGTGATAATAGTAGATTCTTTAAAGTTGCGAATGAGAAGGTACGGAACCAAAGTAAATGTCCAATAATTAATATATCAGAAATAAATAATGAATTTTTGGGTTACAGCGACTTACTTTCTGGAATTGATTCAGAAAAAGTATATGTACCAATAGTTAAAGGTGCTGCAGACAATTATGTAAGAAGCATTGATTGGTATATAGACTGGAGTAAAGAAGCGATTGAATTTTATACTACAAATAAAAAGGCACGGTTTCAAAACTCAGATTTTTACTTTAAAAAGGGCATAGCCTTACCTATGGTTAAGTCTTCAAAAATAAAGGCAAACTTAATAGAAAACCAAGTGTTTGATCAATCAGTTGTAGGGGTTTTCCCTCATGAGCGCGAATATTTGTATTATTTGTTAGGTTACTTTAATTCAGAAGTATTTACAAAAATTATTCATACTATAAATCCAACTGCAAATAATTCAGCTAATTATGTCAAGAAAATACCTGTAATAATAATTAAAGAAGATATTGAAAATATTGATAATTTAGTAAAAGAAATAATTTTAATAAAAAGGAAAACAGGGAAGGTTGATAAAAAATTACAAGATAAATTAGATGTTTATTTTAACAAGTTATATGCAGAATGGTTTGAATAG
- a CDS encoding JAB domain-containing protein, with product MLQAKRVNIVSVKLVKESSMLYKQRRIRSPQDSYEFFRDYLGDVDREHFVVMCLDTKNQPTNISTVHVGSLNASIVHPREVMKTAILSNSASIICCHPHPSGDPTPSPEDVEITERLAAACKLLSIELLDHIIIGDDKFISLKEKGYF from the coding sequence ATGTTACAAGCAAAAAGAGTTAACATCGTATCAGTAAAATTAGTAAAAGAATCAAGTATGCTCTACAAGCAACGTAGAATCCGAAGTCCACAAGACAGCTACGAGTTTTTCCGAGACTACCTAGGAGACGTAGACAGGGAACACTTTGTCGTGATGTGTCTCGACACAAAGAACCAGCCAACTAACATTTCTACGGTCCACGTTGGCAGCCTTAACGCTAGCATCGTACATCCTCGTGAAGTAATGAAAACAGCAATCCTCAGCAACTCTGCCTCAATCATCTGCTGCCACCCACACCCGTCAGGCGATCCAACACCAAGTCCAGAAGACGTAGAGATTACAGAACGTTTAGCGGCGGCTTGTAAGTTACTATCCATTGAGCTTCTCGACCATATCATCATAGGTGATGATAAATTCATTTCGTTAAAAGAGAAAGGATACTTTTAA
- a CDS encoding DUF1643 domain-containing protein, with protein MKVIKSTIKTEVIYDDKLANKYVVKKEWDKNKKPALIIMKNAGDANEIVQDQTTMYVINNLAKLDYGSVSIMNLFPTIAGANTNDSAIENLKYVQEEVQRVEDVIIAAGAGIENNKEALKRLNMIVAILLDKKVNVLQIESLKGRRGFHPLYPAVKNEWILVPYSEPIAEGM; from the coding sequence TTGAAGGTTATTAAAAGCACAATAAAAACAGAAGTCATTTATGATGATAAGTTAGCCAATAAGTATGTTGTAAAAAAAGAATGGGACAAAAATAAAAAGCCAGCTCTTATAATTATGAAAAATGCTGGTGATGCAAATGAAATTGTACAGGATCAAACTACGATGTATGTAATAAATAACTTAGCAAAATTAGATTATGGCTCAGTTAGTATCATGAATTTATTCCCTACAATTGCTGGTGCAAATACAAATGATTCTGCTATAGAAAATTTAAAGTATGTTCAAGAAGAAGTTCAGCGTGTAGAAGATGTAATTATTGCAGCAGGTGCAGGTATCGAAAATAATAAAGAAGCACTAAAACGTTTGAATATGATTGTAGCGATTTTACTCGATAAGAAAGTAAATGTTCTTCAAATTGAAAGTTTAAAAGGAAGAAGAGGATTTCACCCGTTGTATCCAGCAGTTAAAAATGAATGGATACTGGTTCCTTATAGTGAACCGATTGCAGAGGGTATGTGA
- a CDS encoding DUF927 domain-containing protein — protein sequence MSVIIETRNYKCTTKGVYKRHTDKETGNQSWVWLSRPIDLIAVYRVIDTGELFWEIRFECNDGWQRDTIHRTDATERNFSVLLKKGADVATWKTKRIINYLTEAETGTPISLQHSQLGWINHKRKNYYAHQQLYSADSTEKSDYIGEFNINKSGNYKRWLEVLKKAVVGHPEMELALCLGFSAILVGYINRILKLHIDSMIFHIAGNSTTGKTSAATVAVSGFGDPREGARSLIQSFNGTDNALTNLMANNNGVPIVCDETSLSLMGTQKLVNVLYTWAKNISKARLDKNSQMKPRSEWATTIITTGEGSLLDQINQNEGIRARVFELKNLQWTKSAKHSNVLVKELSKNYGHGVEPFVTTLLNYLPKEIQKAWDNETAEIEEAMPQSKFKDRIGKKFALITMTAKLLNETFDLNLNIDGIRALLVQQEIESIEEREIGPKALELIREWLLINRKHFYINSHDVSETQTIWGRMNINKNKQETEVFILPSIFKQMLDEKGFTDYSVVLRELDSMGVLIKERDAKQNKYSIRRVIKGIESSKNGVSTYGIKLEGAFIHTLLTPGEIQRQPRKGTKQPKATIENREPESVDIDDM from the coding sequence ATGAGTGTAATCATTGAAACACGAAACTATAAATGTACTACAAAAGGTGTATATAAAAGACATACTGATAAAGAGACAGGAAATCAATCTTGGGTTTGGTTAAGCAGACCCATAGATTTGATAGCTGTATATCGAGTGATAGATACTGGGGAATTATTTTGGGAGATTCGTTTTGAATGCAATGATGGTTGGCAAAGGGACACTATTCATCGAACGGATGCGACTGAACGTAATTTCAGTGTTTTGTTAAAGAAAGGTGCAGATGTTGCCACTTGGAAAACAAAACGTATTATCAATTACTTAACTGAAGCAGAAACGGGAACGCCAATAAGTCTACAACATAGCCAGTTAGGTTGGATTAACCATAAGCGAAAAAATTATTATGCACATCAACAATTATACTCAGCAGATTCTACAGAGAAATCGGATTATATTGGTGAGTTCAATATTAATAAATCAGGTAATTATAAGCGATGGTTAGAAGTCCTTAAAAAAGCCGTTGTTGGTCATCCAGAGATGGAGTTAGCTTTATGTCTAGGCTTTTCTGCGATTCTAGTCGGGTACATCAATCGCATTTTAAAATTACACATAGATTCCATGATATTTCATATTGCGGGAAACAGTACAACAGGTAAAACATCAGCAGCTACTGTTGCAGTTTCTGGATTTGGCGATCCTAGAGAAGGAGCTCGGTCTTTAATTCAAAGCTTTAATGGAACAGATAATGCTCTAACCAATTTGATGGCTAATAATAATGGCGTTCCAATCGTTTGTGATGAAACATCACTTTCACTGATGGGGACTCAAAAGCTCGTAAATGTACTTTATACATGGGCGAAAAACATTAGTAAAGCACGGTTAGATAAAAATAGTCAAATGAAACCCCGTTCAGAATGGGCTACTACGATTATTACAACCGGTGAAGGTTCATTACTAGATCAAATCAATCAAAATGAGGGTATTCGTGCAAGGGTATTTGAATTGAAAAATTTGCAATGGACAAAAAGTGCAAAGCATTCAAATGTACTGGTAAAAGAGCTTTCTAAAAATTATGGTCACGGTGTAGAACCTTTTGTTACAACGTTATTAAATTACCTCCCAAAGGAAATTCAAAAAGCTTGGGATAATGAAACTGCAGAAATAGAGGAAGCTATGCCTCAATCAAAATTTAAAGATCGGATCGGTAAAAAGTTTGCCTTAATTACAATGACTGCAAAGTTATTAAATGAAACATTCGATTTGAATTTAAATATTGATGGAATAAGGGCGTTGTTAGTACAACAAGAAATAGAATCGATTGAGGAACGTGAAATTGGTCCAAAAGCGCTTGAACTAATTCGAGAATGGTTACTCATAAATCGAAAGCACTTCTATATTAATAGTCATGATGTAAGCGAAACCCAAACAATCTGGGGAAGAATGAACATCAATAAAAACAAGCAGGAGACAGAGGTCTTTATCCTGCCATCTATATTTAAGCAAATGTTGGACGAGAAGGGATTTACCGATTATTCTGTAGTGCTACGTGAGCTTGATAGTATGGGTGTTCTCATTAAAGAAAGGGATGCCAAGCAAAATAAATACAGCATACGGAGAGTAATCAAAGGTATTGAAAGCAGTAAAAATGGTGTAAGTACTTATGGTATCAAACTAGAAGGTGCATTCATTCATACCTTATTAACACCAGGTGAGATTCAAAGACAGCCAAGAAAAGGTACAAAGCAACCTAAGGCAACTATTGAAAATAGAGAACCTGAATCAGTTGATATCGATGATATGTAA